The sequence below is a genomic window from Brevibacillus laterosporus.
CTGTAGATAGTTATAATTTGAAAAATCGAAAGTGAGTGACAGTTGTGATACAGGGATTCCACATTTTGAGGAAAACACCAGGCTCCATTAGATGGTTGCTTGCCATGTCCTTCTGTATGAACCTAGGCTTTTATGCGTTAATTCCATACTTGACCCTTTATTTGACGGGTAGCTTTGGATGGGCATTATCGATGGCGGGGTTGGTCCTGAGTGTGCGTCAATTTTCTCAGCAGGGTGTAGCCTTTCTGGGAGGCATTATTGCTGATCGATGCGGGTATAAGCTGACGATGATGCTAGGAATGGTCGTTCGAGGAATGGGCTTTCTCGCTTTTGCCTTTTGTACCGAAACATGGCATTTTTTCCTTGCAGCAGTTTTTTCTGGTTTGGGAGGTTCACTGTTTGAACCAGCTGTTAGTGCTTCATACGCTGTATTGACGCCTGAAGAGATCCGTAAAGATGTATTTGGCGTAAAGAATGTCTTAAACAACGTAAGCGTTGTTGGTTCACAGCTGGTCGGTACAGCATTGATTATGGTCGATTTCTATTGGCTTTCCATTTTTGCAGGAAGCTTATACTTCTTATGTGCAGGGGTGGTCTTGCTAGTATTACCACCGATTGCAGTAAAAGCCACTACATCTAATGTGTGGGAGAGCTTTCAGACCGTATTTTTGGATCGAAACTTTATGCTTTATACGCTTATATTGATAGGGCATTATTATATTTATATGCAATTGTTTTTGGCTATCCCCCAATTTGTTGAGGATACTTTGCAAAGTAAAATGGCAGTGGGAACTGTGTTATCAACGGTAGCTATCGTTACGATTTTGTTTCAAATGAGGGTGCTACAATGGCTGAGCAACTATAGTCAACGGTTTACGTTAATTGGATTAGGTACATTGATAATGGCATCTGGACTATTTTTATTTAGCTTTTCGAATCAATTATGGATGATTTTACTTGATGCTAGTATTTTTGCGATCGGTACAATGATTTCTGTTCCTTATTTGATCGATATGGTCCCTTATTTTGCCCCTAAGAACCAACTGGGAGCTTACTACGGGTTTAACGGCTATGCACTTGCTATAGGTGGCTCTATTGGTACCTTATTAGGAGGATGGGCATATGAGCTTGGGAAACAATTACACATGCCATGGTTGCCGTGGGGTATCTGCTTAGCAATCGGATTTATTGTGTGCTGGAATATGTATCGGATGGAACAAAGAATAGCGGTACAAACTAAGGGAGTGGCTATTTAATTCTCACTTATATGTCACTGACTGTCGATTCAAATCAGAAATTCGGGGTAAATATATCGAGAAGAGTGTTCAAAAGTTGAAACGAAATGGGCTTCTCATACGTATGCATATATATAAATACTACCGGAGTCAGGTTCTGGTTGAAAGCGAGGGACATTAGGTGGAAGATAAAAAGAAAATTCGCCACATGCTATTCTATACGGGTTCATTCGGGTTTGCTGTCTTCGCTATGGTTGTTGTTACAGAGATTATTCGAGTCTCCATGCAATAGCCTCACAATCAAAAAGCGAATCTAGGAATTGAAAGTGAATTGGATAGAAAAGAGGGCGGCCATAAAGGCCGTCTTTTTCTTTGAATAAATCTATATTTTTCGACAATATTTAATTGTTTGTGGATAATTTAAAAAAGAAATCCACAAGGGTACATAACTGTTTTGGGATGTTTTGCACAATTGCCCCACAGGCTATCAACAGGATTTCCACAGTGCTTGTGGATATCGGAACGGTTGTTCGTTTTTTTGTAAGCTGGTACAATACGAATAGAACACAAGGGAGGTGACAAGCGTGAGATACTTGAGTGATACGATGTTGATAGAAGTATATCAACGTGCAGTCGCCCTTCATCTCGATGCCGATTTTATTTTCTTGGTAGAAGCTGAAATGGCGCGTAGAAAAATCTCTTTTCAAAGTGCATAAGTTATTCAGGCATTAAACACAGACATATTATAGAAAACGGGCAAATAGAGATAAGCCACCCTTGTGTAAGGGTGGCACTTATTTTTTACTAGAACATGATTTCAAACATCGTAATGTTATTCAGAGGTTGCTTATTGTCGCGTAGATCTTGTGGAAAATATAACAACACAGGACCTTTCTCTCGAATCGGCTTGCCGTCTTTCGAGAATTGAAGAATAATTTGTTTGGATTCTTCTAAAGAGACATCTACGTAATCTTGTTGTTCCCGATGAATGCGTAGAGTGGTAGCATTCGCATGGGGCTTGGCATTTTCCAAGAAAGGTGCCAATTTGATTGCATAATCGCCCTCTAGTACTTTTCGTTCTTCTGCCAAACTCTTGCGTTCACTGGGAGGAGCGGAACCTTCCTTCATTTCTTTTTCCCAATGAAGAGCTGCACTACGAATATATTTCTCCGTCTCGAGTTGTTCTAGGTTACACTGTTCCACGTAAGTAGACAGTTCGAATTTTCGGTCATCAAATACCCAAACGCTTGGATCAATGGTGATAGGGAATTGTACAGCTCCCTTTACTACAATCACGTCTGCCATTTGCGGTCTTCCTCTCTGTTTGCGCTCATACTACTTGACCATTGTATCGCAGGATGTAAGGTGCTGCAATGAATGTGTTGGTTAAAAGAGTTATTTGACAACGCTTTCAAGGGCAATTAACAGATTATGTACTATGAATAAAAGGTTATCCCCTTTTCAAATGGCGCGTTATGACGTACTATGTATGTAAGGTAAGGACGTGTCCAAACGGAGGGATAGGTTTTGACAGACGTAAAAGATCATAACGATATGGCCAACAAAGCTTTAACGTTATTAAGAGCAGATGCTAATAAAATATATAAATTGATTGATGTTCAGATGGAGAACTTAAACATGCCACAGTGCCCTTTGTATGAAGAGGTACTTGATACACAGATGTTCGGTCTGTCGCGTGAAATCGAGTTCGCTGTTCGTCTAGGAGTAGTAGCGGAAGAAGACGGCAGATCTATTATGGATGATCTTGAACACAAATTAGCCGATTTACACGAGCTCTTTAACGAAAAAAAATAAAAACTCGCTAGGAAAGCTTTCTTTCCTTAGCGAGTTTTTGTTCATGTGGATGTTCTAATCAAAGAAGAAGGCTGTACCAAGAATAATATAAACAATTAACAGCAGAACTCCTTCGAACCAGTTAGTTTTACCGTCCCGACAGATCGAAATGGTAATGATAGTTGATACGGCAATCGCTGTGAGCTCTGGGACAGTAAAGACGATGTTCATAGGGGACCCGAATAATAGACTGATTAAGACCAGCGTTGGAGCCACGAATAAAGCTACCTGTAAACTAGAGCCCACAGCAATTTCGACAGCTGCTCCGATACGCCCCTTCATGGCGAGCAAGATAGCGGCGCTATGTTCTGCTGCATTTCCTATAATGGCGATGACAAAAGCACCAACGAACAGCTCTGACCATCCGAAGGTGTGCGAGACTGCTTCCACACTATGTACTAACCATTCCGATACGATTGCAACAAAAAAAGTGGATACCACCAGCATGATAATGGATACGGGCTTAGACCATAAAGCCTCGCTCTCATGCTGTTCCACATCGGAGAGAAATGAGCTGTGTGTTACCATAGAGAAGATCAACCATAATACATAGGCAATAATCAATAATATAGCAATCACGATCGAAAGGGTGTTAATCTTTTCGATTGATAGTTCAGACATAAAGATAGCTGGAATAAACAAGGCAACCAGTGCTAAGGACATCATAGAAGCATTGTGCCCTGCCAGTTGACTATTAAAGATTTGTTCCTTAAATCTTAATCCTCCAAGTAATACGCTTAATCCAAGAACTAACAATAAATTTCCGATAACGGAGCCTGTGATAGACGCCTTCACCATTTCAAATAACCCTTCTCGGACTAAAAAGAATGCTATTATTAATTCCGCTGCATTGCCAAAGGTTGCATTTAAGAACCCACCAATACGATCCCCAGCATAATGAGCGACATTCTCTGTAGCTTTTCCCAACCAGGATGCTAGAAAAATAATAGCTACGGAGGCCGTTATAAATCGTAATACTTCATTCTCCGTCAAATAGTGAAAACCAGCTGCCAGAGCAAAGCTTCCTCCTACCAACGAATAAAAAAGTCGCATACTTTTCATATCATATAGCCCTCTCATTTCATTACAGTGTATTTCAATTTTACTTTTCCCTGTATGATGTAAAGGATATGGAGGTTTATAAGTGCATATTCCACCGGCGTTAAAGGAAAACTAAGGAAAAACGTTAGGAGGTTTTTTTATGTCTTCTCCTTATTGCTGTCCGGTATGTCGTACCAATCGAATGAGATTTACCATCATACGACAACAGCCACAGTATGTCAGATTACATCCGCAAACTGGTGAAACGATAGAAGAGTTGACCCAAACCGAACTGGATGCTTTTCATCAGCCCTATAAAGGGGATGATTACCTCATCCAATGCGGCATTTGTGGCACAATTGAAAGTGAAGAACGCTTCGTAAAGATGGCGCAACATACATTTGGACCAAAATGATTAGGTTGAAACAACCATAATATTTTCGAATAAAAAAGGGAGAAACCTGGTAGTTTTTCATACCAGGTTTTATCTTTGAATGGGTGAATTCGATTCGATCATTATCTACAAAAGATGTGTTTGCCAATTTTTTTAATTTGTGGACGGCTCCAGATCCATGCAGAGGTCGCTGTATCTGGATTGAAATAATAGGTAGCCCCTTCACTAGGGTCCCAGCCTTTTAGAGCATCTTGGACAGCCTTTCGTGCTGAGTCATTTGGTGTGAGATAAATCTGACCGTCTGCTACTGCTGTAAAAGCACGTGGTTCAAACACAACAGCAGCCGGTGAATTAGGAAATGAGGGGCTTTGCGTTCGATTTAAAATAACGGCAGCGACTGCAACTTGCCCGATGTAAGGCTCACCGCGTGCTTCTCCGTAAACAGCCTGGGCCATAATCTTTAGGTCATTCGAAGAAAAGCCATTAGACGAAGTGTTTACTTGATTTCCTTTCTCTTTTGGTTTAAAAGTACCCATGACATAATTTTTTGTTGCATTATACAGTCTCACTTTTGTTTTATCATTGAGTTCCCCAGTGATGGTCATACCAAATTCATATTGGAAAAGGCGTAGAGCTGCTTTTGTACGTGGACCGAAAATAGAATCGATATCACCTGTGTAAAAACCAATATGTTTAAGTCGTTCTTGTAGCTCTCTTACATTTGTTCCTGTGCTTCCTTCTTTATAAGTAGGACCCATGGTAAATGCCTGCGTGATGCTTGAGATACTACTAGCCAAAAATGTAGCACACAATATTACTCCGAAACACCAATACATAACTTTTCGCACTGTATGTATGCCTCCCTTTTGTAAAAACGCTACGTTAGTAAATGGTAGTCAGTTTGTAATGGTAGTTTGTCCGATTTTCCGTTGGTTTAAAAGCTGGTAAAATTTTCGTGAATAATGCTTCAAGCCTTTGCCTAAACCCGTTATAATAAAAGAATAAACATTTTCAAGCAGTATGATGTAAGTTGGGTAAACTATGTAAAACCAGCAAGTAGCGCTTACAATGCGGTTCACATAAGGAGGCGGTAGGGATGGATTCCGTGAAAGATCAAATCAGAGTGGCAGACCAAGTAGTAGCAGTCATTGCAGGAGTAGCAGCGCAAGAGGTGGAGGACGTGGCTGTTGGCGGTTCTAGTACATTTTATGATGAATGGACGAAACGATTGGGTGCGAAAAACAATGCAAAAGGAATAATTGTGGAAATAGGGGATATGGGTGCTTCTATCACGTTATGGGTCTCTGTTCGCTACGGTACTATCATCAGCAAGACCTGCCAGCATCTACAAGAGAAAGTGAAAGAGACAGTGGAGTTTTTAACTGGATTAACGGTTTATGAGGTAAATGTAAGGGTAGAAGGTCTTTCCATTGAATAGCCAGAGTAGAGATAAATGAAAAAAAACATCAAAAAAATCCAAGGACAGGTTAATGCTGTCATTGGATTTTTTTATTGGTTAGGAATGGTATGAAACGATTCTTACATCGAGGTACTCTGGGCATGCTTTTGCCTGTTAACGTCTCGAGAAACGCTTAATAAGACTCCCATACTTGTCATACAAATTAACAGAGATGAACCACCATAACTAATAAACGGCAAAGGTATACCTGACAATGGAATAGCACCTGTAACACCACCAATGTTGATCATTGCTTGAAGACTAAGCATGGTAACAATTCCTGTTCCAGCAAGGATGGCGAAGGTATCTGTGGATCGTAAACTAATCTGTAGTCCTCGCATGAGTAACAACACATACAAGAGCAAAAAGATAGAGGTCCCGATTAAGCCCATCTCCTCAGCAATAACGGAAAAGATAAAATCGGTATAAGACTCAGGTAGATACAGATACTTTTGCAAACTCTTCCCGAATCCTGTACCGAAAATCCCACCTCGTGCTATGGCATATAAGGATTGGACCATATGAAACCCTTTATCTAACGGATCGCTCCAGGGGTCAGTATAAACGGCCAATCGTGCCCAAGCATGATTCTTTACTAAGATGTAGGTGGTAATAAACAGAGTGGTTGGAGGAACAGTCAATAAAAATAAATGCTTGAGGTTTGCTCCACCTACTATTAATATTACCCCTGCAGTTCCCAACACAACAGCAGCAGTCCCTAAATCAGGCTGTCCCAAGATCATCAAAAAGAAAATACCTGTAATGGTCAAAGGTGGTATCAAACCTGTTTTAAAACTACGGAAGCTATCCCCTTTTTTGGCAATAAGGGCGGACAGATACAAAATTAGTCCTAGTTTCGCAACCTCTGAGGTTTGTAAACTCATAAAGCCTAAATCAACCCACCTACGCGCTCCATTAATATTAGGAGAAAATCCAGGGATATAAACAAGTAGCAGTGAAATAAAGCTACCCACGGCAATCAGCAGGAAGTTTTTCTTATAAAAGGAGAAGGGGATGTTCATGACAAAAAGCATGAGAAACAGTCCCATTATAGCATAAATGATCTGTTTTTTAGCGAAGTACAAACCGTCACCTAAGCATTGTTCACAACCTTTTGATGTCAATATTCCGGTTTGAGCATAGATGGAGCTAGAGCTCATTACCATGGTAATGCCAAAGCCTATGAGTAGCAATGTTAAAAAAAGTAGGAGAAAATCTGGTACGCCCCGAGTTTTCATTGAAGAAGAAATCACCCCTAGAAATGAAACAGAGAGGTAGTTATGCTCCTCTCTGTTTGTGTAAAGTATTTGAACAAACTGAACCTTCTTAGTGTTGTGCTAATTTGTCTTTTAAAGCTTGTAAAATTTGTTTCGCTTTGGTGATCATGCTATCTGGCATAGGACAGTCATAATCGATTCCGTGCGGGAACAGGTGCTTGCCGATAAATGGCTCGTCCAATTTTAATACAGTGTCTGGATCTTCCATTTTGCCCTCAACACAATGTGCTTGAATGCGCAGATAGTACGTGGTATCTCTATCCGTTAGCTTGTAATCATAGGTTGCGTGGGCGTAATCCCAAGCAAAACGCGTGAAACCTGAGCTATCCATAGCAATGTCTAAGTCGGCTAAAGTTCCTTCTTGGCCACCGATTCCCGTTTCTTTGAGAAGCATTCTGCCTTCCTCCTTCGTGATATTCACTCCCTTATGATAGTAGGTTTTTCCTGTTTGTGCAATGATTATGAACCGTAAAAAATAGCTCGACTGCATGAAAGAATTCAGCAGAGGAGAAACTAACCTTTGTTTGAGAACGGAAGGAGGAATAAAAATGGCAACTAGAACACTACGTGAAATCATGACAGATAACTTGGCTACCGTTACGCTACTGGATAATGTATATGAAGTAGCAGTAAAAATGAGAGACTGGAACGTGGGCGTTATCCCTGTCATTAATGAACAAACAGATGTTATCGGAGTCATTACAGACCGTGATATCGTCATTCGAGGTCTTGCAGAAAAGCATCAGGGCTCCAGCAAGGTAGAGGATGTAATGAGTAAAGACGTCGTTCTGGGTACACCAGAAATGACTGTGGATGCAGCAGCTAAATTGATGGCACAGCATCAAATTCGTCGTTTACCTGTTGTGGACAACGGAAAACTAGTAGGTATTGTAGCGATTGGAGACATGGCAATTCGTAACACTTTACAAGATGAGGCCGGCGAAGCATTAGCTGAGATTTCAGAAACGGCTTCTCGTCATTAAGTTCCTAATAAGAGGAACATGTGGGCACTCGGTAAAACGAGTGTCTTTTTTTCGTTTCTCTTCATATTTTTTATCAAAATTCGACTAAAACGAGTGTCTATTGTGTGTTCACATTTGGGCTTGCACATTTTGGACCGAATCCATTCCATTCGCATAGGCTGTAACGAAGAGGAAAGGAGGGTCCACATGGGTTTTTTCGATTTTGACTTCTTTGGTGGAGATAACGAGGAACTGATATGGATCATCGTAATTGTCGTTGTTTTATTTTTTCTACTCGTAGATTGGGACTGGGAGTAAATGACCAGATATAAAAGCGGCCTGCCAAGCTGTTGTGGGTCGTTTTTTGTGTTGGAAGAGTAGAAAAACTGTAGACAAGCACGTATGTTTGGTATGATGGGAGGCAGATACAAACAACATGGAGGATATGTACATGAACACAATGATAACAAATACAAAGCGATTAGTTGCCATCCTTTCGCTCGGAGTAGTCTTGGTAGTAAGTGGATGCGCTACTGCAAAAGAAACGCCGGTGCAAGAGATAAATGAGCCCACTCCCAATGGCAAAATGAAAGTAAAAATAGACCGAGTAGTTGATGGGGATACCTTTAAAACAGCGAAGGGTGAGAAAGTAAGACTGATCGGTGTAGATACTCCCGAGACTGTAAAACCAAATAATCCGGTGGAACCATATGGAAAAGAAGCGAGTAACTACACGAAAAAGATGCTAGAAGGAAAGGAAGTGACTCTCCAGTTTGATGTACAGCCTTTTGATAGATACCAGCGTTTACTAGCTTATGTGTATCTAGAAGATGGCACATTCTATAATGAACATCTCGTGCATGAAGGATATGCTCGGATCATGACGGTACCACCTAATGTAGCTCAAGCCGAAGTGTTCCTGAAAGCAGAGCAGGATGCTAGAGAAAACAACCGTGGTCTTTGGGCCTTAGATATTTATCAGAAAGTAGATCAAGATAAGAAAAAGGGAACGCCTTCTTCCTCTAAAGCTTCAGGAGCCCAAAAGCATAAGGACCCTACCGAAAAAAAGCAAAGTAGTGAGCAAACAGAAAAAAACAAACAGCAAATTAAGGGTAATATTAATTCCAAGGGTGAAAAAATTTATCATGTTCCGGGTGGACGTTATTATGACCAAACAAAGCCAGAAGAATGGTTTGATAAGGAAGAAGATGCTATAAAAGCGGGATTTAGAAAATCAAAGGAATAACATTTCGATGATTGTTTGAATATAATAATGTTATCTGATACACTACGAATAGAGAGATTGGAAAACGAGGTGCTGCGGGATGAGGAAAGACCCTAATGATAAGCATAATGGTCATGTGAAAAACTCGAATGATTCTCACGTAGAACATCAAGATAACGAGGTTGTAGCGAAAACATGTTGTGGTGACCACGGGAAACACTCAAATGACGATCACCAGCATAATGAACATTGTGAGGATACAGGCCACTCACACCATGTTCATCATCACCACGAACATAAGCATATTCATGATGAACATAATCATGAAGGGCATTCTCACGGTACAGAGTGCTGTTCAACTGAACACGAATTGGCAGCTAGTGTATTAGCTAACAATGCTACTGCTCAGGTTTATCATATTAAGGGCATGGATTGTGGTTCATGCGCGATGACACTGCAGAAACATGTGCAAAAAACGCTAAACATACCAGAAGTAGAAGTGAATTTTAGTACAGCTAAAATGCGATTAGGCAAAAAGGCTAACGTTGAAAAAGTCTTACAAGCTATTACAGAGGCTGGTTACAAAGGTACATACGAGGACGGTAGTGATCGTTTGTCTCCCGCTGAACAAGAGAAGTGGTGGCAAAATGACGCGGTTCAGCGTACAGGAACAGCAGGATTATTTATTCTGGTGGGGATCGTGTTACAAGCGTATCAGGTGGAGCTTCTCGGGAATGCTGCTTATGCCGTAGCGATGTTAGTTGCTGGTTTAAAGCCACTAAAAGCCGCGTGGTATGCGCTAAAAAGTAAGTCAGCTGATATGAACTTGCTGATGACCCTGGCGGCCTTAGGAGCTGCCTTTATCGGTGAATGGCTAGAAGGGGCAACGGTTGTCTTCTTATTTGGCCTTGGTAATGCTTTGCAAACCTTATCAATTAATAAAACACGTCAATCTATTCGCTCTTTGTTGCGTTTGGCACCAAAAGAAGCCATAGTCTTCAGGAATCAAGAATGGGTTAGTATACCTGTGAAAGATGTGGAGGTTGGAGAGCGTTTATTAATTAAGGCCGGTGAAGGAATTCCGCTTGATGGATTTATCGTTAAAGGCATATCTACTTTTAATCAGGCACCAATCACTGGAGAATCAATGCCAGTTGACAAAGAAGTGGGTGACACTCTCTTTGCTGGTAGCATCAATGAAACGTCCGTTGTTGAGATGGAAGTGACGAAGATAGGTTCTGACTCTACGTTGGCTCGTATTATTCATTTGGTCGAGGAAGCACAGGAAAAGAAAGCACCAACTGAACAGTTTGTAGAGAAATTCGCTCGAATCTATACTCCAATTGTAATTATAGTGGCACTTGCCGTTATCATTTTACCCCCTTTATTTACGGGAGAGTGGCAACATTGGTTTTACCGTGGTCTGGAATTATTAGTTATTGCTTGCCCCTGTGCCTTGGTTATTTCTACCCCTGTTGCCGTGGTCTCTGCTATTGGTAGTGCGGCTCGTCATGGTGTATTAATTAAAGGTGGTGCTGCGCTGGAAATCATTGGTCATTTGAAACAGGTAGCTTTTGATAAAACGGGAACGATTACGACAGGAAAGCTACATGTTGAGAAAATCCTTACTCTCCAGCAACATACCGAAACAGAGATTCTTGCCAAGGCGGCAATGATAGAGCAATCCTCTCATCACCCAATTGCTTCTGCTATCTTATTGCATGCAAGGGCAGAAGGCATTCTAGCACAGGATTCTGATAATCATCAAACCCTTGTCGGTAAGGGTGCTAGTGCTACGTTGGCTGGCATTACGTATTTGGCGGGAAATGAAAAGCTGTTTACCGAACATGGAGTTGAACTAGCTCTTTTACAGGATCAAATTAAAGAAGAGCAACAGGCTGGTAAAACGATCGTGTTGGTTGGTACGACGAATGAAATTTGGGGTGCACTTATCATTTCTGATACCATTCGCCCAACGAGTCAAAGGGTGATGCAACAATTGCATGGTATTGGTGTAAAAACCTTGTTGCTTACTGGTGATAATGTAGGGGCGGCCCAACATATGGCACAAAAGGTAGGCATTGGACACGTGCAAGCAGATTTGTTGCCAGAAGATAAGCTAGAGGCAATAAAGGTCGCTAAAAAACGGGAAAGCGGCACGATTGCTATGGTAGGTGATGGTATTAATGATGCTCCAGCGCTAGCCACTGCCGATGTTGGTATTGCGATGGGCGGAGCGGGTACGGATACCGCTATGGAAACAGCAGGAATTGTATTGATGGCTGATGATCTAGAAAAATTACCGTATGTTATTGGGCTTAGCCAACAAGCACTAGCGATTATCAAGCAGAATATATATTTCTCCTTGTTGATCAAAGCGATAGCACTTCTTTTGATCATACCAAACTGGCTCACGCTTTGGATGGCAGTTATCAGTGATACGGGAGCAGCGATGATTGTCATTCTCAACAGTATGAGATTGCTAAGAAAGTAACCTAAATGATAATGAAATAGTTCATAGCTACAAGAACAAAAAATGGTACTGTTCGTGGCATAAACAGGGAAAAACGGGGCACTCTAGGGCTATATTCATCAAAAAGTAAGGAGTGTCCTGTATGATCAAAAAACTGGGTGGACGTCGTTTTTACCTGTTTATTTTGTTTGTAGCCATTTTAGAGCTTACCATGATGGGCCTACATTCCTTGGAAGGCAAAAAAGCAACTCACAGTAATCAGACACATGTACTAGCTGAGGAAGTGAAGAAGCCATCGCTTGTCGTGGAGCATCAAGTAAA
It includes:
- the ftsW gene encoding putative lipid II flippase FtsW, translated to MKTRGVPDFLLLFLTLLLIGFGITMVMSSSSIYAQTGILTSKGCEQCLGDGLYFAKKQIIYAIMGLFLMLFVMNIPFSFYKKNFLLIAVGSFISLLLVYIPGFSPNINGARRWVDLGFMSLQTSEVAKLGLILYLSALIAKKGDSFRSFKTGLIPPLTITGIFFLMILGQPDLGTAAVVLGTAGVILIVGGANLKHLFLLTVPPTTLFITTYILVKNHAWARLAVYTDPWSDPLDKGFHMVQSLYAIARGGIFGTGFGKSLQKYLYLPESYTDFIFSVIAEEMGLIGTSIFLLLYVLLLMRGLQISLRSTDTFAILAGTGIVTMLSLQAMINIGGVTGAIPLSGIPLPFISYGGSSLLICMTSMGVLLSVSRDVNRQKHAQSTSM
- a CDS encoding MFS transporter, giving the protein MSFCMNLGFYALIPYLTLYLTGSFGWALSMAGLVLSVRQFSQQGVAFLGGIIADRCGYKLTMMLGMVVRGMGFLAFAFCTETWHFFLAAVFSGLGGSLFEPAVSASYAVLTPEEIRKDVFGVKNVLNNVSVVGSQLVGTALIMVDFYWLSIFAGSLYFLCAGVVLLVLPPIAVKATTSNVWESFQTVFLDRNFMLYTLILIGHYYIYMQLFLAIPQFVEDTLQSKMAVGTVLSTVAIVTILFQMRVLQWLSNYSQRFTLIGLGTLIMASGLFLFSFSNQLWMILLDASIFAIGTMISVPYLIDMVPYFAPKNQLGAYYGFNGYALAIGGSIGTLLGGWAYELGKQLHMPWLPWGICLAIGFIVCWNMYRMEQRIAVQTKGVAI
- a CDS encoding Asp23/Gls24 family envelope stress response protein, coding for MDSVKDQIRVADQVVAVIAGVAAQEVEDVAVGGSSTFYDEWTKRLGAKNNAKGIIVEIGDMGASITLWVSVRYGTIISKTCQHLQEKVKETVEFLTGLTVYEVNVRVEGLSIE
- the cax gene encoding calcium/proton exchanger — encoded protein: MKSMRLFYSLVGGSFALAAGFHYLTENEVLRFITASVAIIFLASWLGKATENVAHYAGDRIGGFLNATFGNAAELIIAFFLVREGLFEMVKASITGSVIGNLLLVLGLSVLLGGLRFKEQIFNSQLAGHNASMMSLALVALFIPAIFMSELSIEKINTLSIVIAILLIIAYVLWLIFSMVTHSSFLSDVEQHESEALWSKPVSIIMLVVSTFFVAIVSEWLVHSVEAVSHTFGWSELFVGAFVIAIIGNAAEHSAAILLAMKGRIGAAVEIAVGSSLQVALFVAPTLVLISLLFGSPMNIVFTVPELTAIAVSTIITISICRDGKTNWFEGVLLLIVYIILGTAFFFD
- the sleB gene encoding spore cortex-lytic enzyme — encoded protein: MRKVMYWCFGVILCATFLASSISSITQAFTMGPTYKEGSTGTNVRELQERLKHIGFYTGDIDSIFGPRTKAALRLFQYEFGMTITGELNDKTKVRLYNATKNYVMGTFKPKEKGNQVNTSSNGFSSNDLKIMAQAVYGEARGEPYIGQVAVAAVILNRTQSPSFPNSPAAVVFEPRAFTAVADGQIYLTPNDSARKAVQDALKGWDPSEGATYYFNPDTATSAWIWSRPQIKKIGKHIFCR
- a CDS encoding CBS domain-containing protein; the protein is MATRTLREIMTDNLATVTLLDNVYEVAVKMRDWNVGVIPVINEQTDVIGVITDRDIVIRGLAEKHQGSSKVEDVMSKDVVLGTPEMTVDAAAKLMAQHQIRRLPVVDNGKLVGIVAIGDMAIRNTLQDEAGEALAEISETASRH
- the cadA gene encoding cadmium-translocating P-type ATPase, which gives rise to MRKDPNDKHNGHVKNSNDSHVEHQDNEVVAKTCCGDHGKHSNDDHQHNEHCEDTGHSHHVHHHHEHKHIHDEHNHEGHSHGTECCSTEHELAASVLANNATAQVYHIKGMDCGSCAMTLQKHVQKTLNIPEVEVNFSTAKMRLGKKANVEKVLQAITEAGYKGTYEDGSDRLSPAEQEKWWQNDAVQRTGTAGLFILVGIVLQAYQVELLGNAAYAVAMLVAGLKPLKAAWYALKSKSADMNLLMTLAALGAAFIGEWLEGATVVFLFGLGNALQTLSINKTRQSIRSLLRLAPKEAIVFRNQEWVSIPVKDVEVGERLLIKAGEGIPLDGFIVKGISTFNQAPITGESMPVDKEVGDTLFAGSINETSVVEMEVTKIGSDSTLARIIHLVEEAQEKKAPTEQFVEKFARIYTPIVIIVALAVIILPPLFTGEWQHWFYRGLELLVIACPCALVISTPVAVVSAIGSAARHGVLIKGGAALEIIGHLKQVAFDKTGTITTGKLHVEKILTLQQHTETEILAKAAMIEQSSHHPIASAILLHARAEGILAQDSDNHQTLVGKGASATLAGITYLAGNEKLFTEHGVELALLQDQIKEEQQAGKTIVLVGTTNEIWGALIISDTIRPTSQRVMQQLHGIGVKTLLLTGDNVGAAQHMAQKVGIGHVQADLLPEDKLEAIKVAKKRESGTIAMVGDGINDAPALATADVGIAMGGAGTDTAMETAGIVLMADDLEKLPYVIGLSQQALAIIKQNIYFSLLIKAIALLLIIPNWLTLWMAVISDTGAAMIVILNSMRLLRK
- a CDS encoding DUF1507 family protein codes for the protein MANKALTLLRADANKIYKLIDVQMENLNMPQCPLYEEVLDTQMFGLSREIEFAVRLGVVAEEDGRSIMDDLEHKLADLHELFNEKK
- a CDS encoding sporulation histidine kinase inhibitor Sda, whose product is MRYLSDTMLIEVYQRAVALHLDADFIFLVEAEMARRKISFQSA
- a CDS encoding nuclease; the protein is MEDMYMNTMITNTKRLVAILSLGVVLVVSGCATAKETPVQEINEPTPNGKMKVKIDRVVDGDTFKTAKGEKVRLIGVDTPETVKPNNPVEPYGKEASNYTKKMLEGKEVTLQFDVQPFDRYQRLLAYVYLEDGTFYNEHLVHEGYARIMTVPPNVAQAEVFLKAEQDARENNRGLWALDIYQKVDQDKKKGTPSSSKASGAQKHKDPTEKKQSSEQTEKNKQQIKGNINSKGEKIYHVPGGRYYDQTKPEEWFDKEEDAIKAGFRKSKE